A single genomic interval of Camelina sativa cultivar DH55 unplaced genomic scaffold, Cs unpScaffold00512, whole genome shotgun sequence harbors:
- the LOC104773316 gene encoding putative WEB family protein At1g65010, chloroplastic, producing MASRTKTGLMETPRSKPSPPPPRLSKLTPTKSDGNSASPVPNTRLSLDRSPQTVNSKPGPDRRPSRIPTPEKVHSRLVKGSELQAQLNQIQEDLKKADEQIELLKKDKAKAIDDLKESEKLVEEANEKLKEALAAQKRAEECFEVEKFRAVELEQAGLEAVQTKDATSRNELESIRSQHALDISALLSTTEELQSVKHELAMTADAKNKALSHAEEATKIAEIHAEKAEILSSELGRLKALLGSKEEKEAIEGNEIVSKLKSEIETLRGDLEKVSILENSLKEHEQSIEQLHVDLEAAKMAESCANGLAEEWKNKVHELEKHVEEANRLKTFASESVESVMKQLAECNHVLHEMKSENAAQKEKLELLEKTVDAQRTDLEESGRQVCIAKEEASKMEKLFESIKSELEISEEEKTRALDNETTLTSNIQNLMNEKTQLSIELERCQMEEEKSKKDMDSLTLALQEASTEAREAKEMFLACQEEFRHCESQFDSLKLASKETNEKYEQMLEDARFEIDSLKSAVDSIQNEFENSKAGWEQKELHLMGSLKKSEEENLPLQEEISRLVNLIKESEEDACAKKEEEVNLKNNLQEAEGEVKYLQETLGEAKAESMKLKESLLDKEDELKNVMAENSSLREWEGSVIEKIEELSKVKESLVDNETKLKSITQEAEELKEKEATHMKQIEELSMANGSLVDNVTKLQSIVQESDDLKEKEGAYLKKIEELSVVNETLADNLTDLQSIVQESKDLKEKETVYLKKIEELSVASESLVGKETKLQHISQEAEELRGREAAHLKKIEELSKTNESLVDNVANMQSIAQESKDLKEREASYLKKIEELSMVNGTLADNVTNLQKISEESKELRERETTLLKKTEELSELNESLVDKASKLQTVVQENEELRERETAYLKKIEELSKLHEMLSEKENSLQSSIHEKEELKERETAYLKKIEELSKVQEDLLNKENELHCMVVEMEDLRSKDSLAQMRIEELSNFNASLLVKENELQAVVCGNEELKSKEISSLKTIDELSDLKQSLIHKEKELKAAIVENEKLKAEAASSLERIEELTNLKQSLIDKQNELQGVFHENEELKAKEALSLKKIDELLHLEQSWLDKESEFQRVTQENQELKTQDALTAKKIEELSKLKESLLEKETELKGREAAAALEKMEESSKVGNGDLTNIGKDYDLVQFSEVNGPRNGDVKTKTDPFQHRSREHLVQESPMEAIDKHLMGETHRVPHRAEGEGRVDKDSVEPEFKMWESYKIEKSEVSPERETELDSVEEEVESKAEGSENMDQYSNGFSSTDHTEDSGNLLLKEQHMKKKKPLLRKFGNLLKKKSTSSSSQK from the exons ATGGCATCTAGAACCAA AACTGGGTTGATGGAGACTCCTCGTAGTaaaccatcaccaccacctccCCGACTGAGTAAACTTACTCCTACTAAATCCGATGGCAATTCGGCTTCCCCCGTGCCAAATACTCGTCTTTCGCTTGACCGTTCTCCTCAAACAGTAAACTCAAAGCCTGGTCCTGATCGTCGGCCTTCTAGGATTCCTACACCCGAG AAAGTGCATTCACGGTTGGTGAAAGGGTCGGAGCTTCAAGCTCAACTGAATCAGATTCAGGAGGATTTAAAGAAAGCCGATGAGCAAATAGAATTGCTCAAGAAAGATAAAGCTAAAGCCATAGATGATCTTAAAGAATCCGAGAAACTTGTAGAAGAAGCCAATGAGAAACTCAAAGAGGCATTGGCAGCTCAGAAACGAGCTGAGGAGTGTTTCGAGGTTGAGAAATTCCGAGCTGTTGAACTGGAACAGGCTGGACTTGAAGCTGTTCAGACAAAGGATGCAACGTCAAGGAACGAGCTAGAGTCTATTAGAAGTCAGCATGCGTTGGACATCTCAGCTCTCCTTTCTACCACAGAAGAACTTCAGAGTGTAAAACATGAATTGGCTATGACCGCTGATGCTAAAAACAAGGCGCTAAGCCATGCTGAGGAAGCGACGAAGATTGCTGAAATCCATGCTGAGAAGGCTGAGATTCTTTCTTCTGAATTAGGCCGGTTAAAGGCATTGCTCGGTTccaaggaagaaaaagaagctatTGAAGGTAACGAGATTGTGTCTAAACTGAAGTCTGAGATTGAAACGTTGAGAGGGGACCTTGAAAAAGTTAGTATCCTTGAGAATAGTCTGAAGGAGCATGAACAATCAATTGAACAACTTCACGTTGATCTAGAAGCTGCTAAAATGGCTGAATCTTGCGCTAATGGCTTAGCAGAAGAATGGAAGAACAAGGTTCATGAACTTGAAAAACATGTTGAAGAAGCAAATAGATTGAAGACATTTGCTTCAGAATCTGTGGAATCCGTTATGAAGCAGCTGGCCGAATGTAATCATGTGCTGCATGAGATGAAATCCGAAAATGCtgcacaaaaagaaaagcttgAGTTGCTAGAGAAAACAGTTGACGCGCAGAGAACAGATCTTGAGGAATCTGGACGCCAGGTTTGCATCgcaaaagaagaagcttctaaAATGGAAAAACTTTTTGAATCAATAAAATCTGAGCTTGAGATCTCCGAAGAGGAAAAAACTAGGGCCTTGGACAATGAAACGACTCTAACATCAAATATTCAGAATCTAATGAATGAAAAGACTCAACTTTCCATAGAACTGGAACGCTGTCAgatggaagaagagaaaagcaaGAAAGATATGGATAGCTTGACGTTGGCTTTGCAGGAAGCATCTACTGAAGCGAGGGAAGCAAAGGAGATGTTTTTGGCATGTCAAGAGGAGTTCAGGCACTGTGAATCCCAGTTTGACAGTTTGAAGTTGGCTTCAAAGGAGACAAATGAAAAGTATGAGCAAATGCTTGAGGATGCTAGATTTGAAATTGATAGTCTGAAAAGTGCTGTAGATAGCATCCAGAATGAGTTCGAGAACTCTAAGGCTGGGTGGGAACAGAAAGAGCTTCATCTGATGGGCAGTttgaagaaatcagaagaagaaaatttgcCTTTGCAGGAAGAAATAAGTAGGCTGGTGAATTTGAtcaaagaaagtgaagaagatgcatgtgcaaagaaggaggaagaagtcaatttgaaaaataatctCCAAGAAGCTGAAGGGGAGGTAAAGTACCTACAGGAAACACTTGGAGAAGCAAAAGCTGAAAGCATGAAACTGAAAGAGAGCTTGTTGGACAAAGAAGATGAGCTAAAGAATGTCATGGCAGAGAACAGCAGCCTCAGAGAATGGGAAGGTTCTGTAATTGAGAAAATCGAGGAGTTGTCGAAGGTTAAGGAAAGCTTGGTTGATAATGAAACCAAGTTAAAGAGCATAACTCAAGAAGCTGAAGAGCTAAAAGAAAAGGAGGCGACTCATATGAAGCAGATTGAGGAGTTGTCAATGGCGAATGGAAGCTTGGTTGATAACGTAACCAAATTGCAGAGCATTGTTCAAGAAAGTGATGATCTCAAAGAAAAGGAAGGTGCTTATCTTAAGAAGATTGAGGAGTTATCAGTAGTGAATGAGACCCTGGCTGATAACTTAACAGATTTGCAAAGCATTGTTCAAGAAAGTAAGGATCTCAAAGAAAAGGAGACTGTTTATCTTAAGAAGATTGAGGAGTTATCAGTGGCAAGTGAGAGCTTGGTTGGTAAAGAGACCAAACTGCAGCACATTAGTCAAGAGGCTGAGGAGCTCAGAGGAAGGGAGGCTGCTCATTTGAAGAAGATTGAGGAGTTGTCGAAGACGAATGAGAGTTTGGTTGATAATGTAGCCAATATGCAAAGCATTGCTCAAGAAAGTAAGGATCTCAAAGAAAGGGAGGCTTCTTATCTTAAGAAGATTGAGGAATTGTCAATGGTAAATGGGACCTTGGCTGATAATGTAACCAATCTGCAGAAAATATCTGAAGAAAGTAAGGAgctcagagaaagagagactaCATTACTTAAGAAGACAGAGGAGTTGTCAGAATTGAATGAAAGCTTAGTTGATAAAGCGAGCAAATTGCAAACAGTTGTTCAGGAAAATGAGGAATTGAGAGAAAGGGAGACTGCATATCTAAAAAAGATTGAGGAGTTGTCAAAATTGCATGAAATGTtatctgaaaaagaaaacagtctCCAGAGTTCTATTCATGAGAAAGAAGAGCTCAAAGAAAGGGAGACTGCTTATCTTAAGAAGATTGAGGAGTTGTCGAAGGTGCAAGAGGATCTGCTTAATAAAGAAAATGAGTTGCATTGTATGGTCGTGGAGATGGAGGACCTTAGATCCAAGGACTCTCTCGCCCAAATGAGGATAGAAGAGTTATCAAATTTTAATGCAAGTTTGCTCGTTAAAGAGAATGAGTTACAGGCTGTTGTTTGCGGAAATGAGGAGCTGAAGTCCAAGGAGATTTCATCACTAAAGACGATAGACGAGCTGTCAGACCTGAAACAAAGTTTGattcacaaagaaaaagagCTCAAGGCTGCAATTGTTGAAAACGAGAAGCTCAAGGCTGAAGCAGCCTCGTCCCTCGAGAGGATTGAAGAGTTGACAAATCTTAAGCAGAGTTTGATAGATAAGCAGAACGAACTGCAGGGTGTCTTTCATGAAAACGAGGAGCTCAAGGCCAAGGAGGCTTTGTCTTTGAAAAAGATTGATGAGTTACTACATCTAGAGCAAAGTTGGCTTGATAAGGAAAGTGAGTTTCAAAGAGTTACGCAAGAAAACCAAGAGCTTAAAACGCAGGATGCTTTAACAGCAAAGAAAATAGAGGAGTTGTCAAAGCTGAAAGAGAGCTTACTTGAAAAAGAAACCGAACTAAAAGGCAGGGAAGCTGCCGCGGCCCTTGAGAAAATGGAAGAATCATCAAAGGTTGGAAACGGTGACCTTACCAACATCGGAAAAGATTATGACTTGGTTCAGTTTTCCGAAGTAAATGGTCCTAGGAATGGGGATGTAAAGACAAAGACTGATCCTTTTCAGCACAGAAGCAGAGAACATTTGGTACAAGAAAGTCCCATGGAAGCGATTGATAAACATTTGATGGGTGAAACTCATAGGGTACCTCACAGAGCTGAAGGAGAAGGGAGAGTAGATAAAGACAGTGTGGAGCCTGAATTCAAGATGTGGGAGAGCTACAAGATAGAAAAAAGCGAAGTATCTCCCGAGAGAGAGACCGAGCTCGACTCTGTAGAAGAGGAAGTTGAGTCGAAAGCAGAAGGCAGTGAGAACATGGATCAGTATAGCAATGGCTTCTCTTCAACAGACCACACCGAAGATTCTGGAAATTTGCTGTTAAAGGAAcaacatatgaagaagaagaaacctttgcTCCGGAAATTTGGAAACCTGCTGAAAAAGAAGAGTACAAGCAGTAGCAGTCAAAAGTAG
- the LOC104773314 gene encoding uncharacterized protein LOC104773314 isoform X1, producing the protein MWLEIICGLVIYQLVRRFFSDDEFTDIETSDSTALFSVAHRLEKLYGGKAYVGLRIPDSDTASRQDIDVVLVTTKGEVLVVAVKNLSGIVTVTSDGSWVCEGGKYHTTETYPDPLAQVKKQASVLESYLEQRGVTLLEGNVSCKVVIPNPSFRTIHAFPSEVITYEEWQHLKPVSRGKLSGWVKGAFSTGKEMQESSHQKLNFILGTAPMWDRVELKSSKIVLGEFLEFKGKQEDTLALRNIKRSKVDHVSIQKTSMFGLAPSRLQVLYSYRDYRSEGSSGAESKEVTVRSSTEALFQPRDSPKMKKFKLSSLVSISLSA; encoded by the exons aTGTGGTTGGAGATCATCTGCGGTCTCGTCATCTACCAACTTGTCCGCCGTTTCTTCTCCGACGACGAGTTCACCGACATCGAGACTTCCGATTCCACTGCTCTCTTCTCCGTTGCTCACAG ACTCGAGAAGCTTTATGGTGGGAAAGCTTATGTAGGGCTTCGGATTCCAGATTCAGACACTGCTTCTAGACAGGACATTGATGTTGTTCTCGTCACTACTAAAGGAGAAGTGTTAGTGGTCGCTGTGAAGAATCTATCTGGGATTGTTACGGTAACGAGTGATGGTAGCTGGGTTTGTGAAGGTGGCAAGTATCATACAACTGAGACTTACCCTGACCCT CTGGCTCAAGTCAAGAAACAAGCTTCAGTTCTTGAATCATATCTTGAACAGAGGGGTGTTACTTTACTAGAAGGAAATGTGTCTTGTAAAGTTGTGATTCCTAATCCAAGTTTCCG TACAATTCATGCATTCCCGAGTGAGGTAATTACCTATGAAGAGTGGCAACACCTGAAACCAGTATCAAGAGGCAAACTTTCTGGTTGGGTTAAAGGCGCATTCAGCACAGGAAAAGAGATGCAGGAATCGTCGCATCAAAAACTTAATTTCATCCTTGGCACGGCACCAATGTGGGATAG AGTGGAGCTTAAAAGTAGCAAAATTGTGTTAGGGGAGTTCCTCGAGTTTAAAGGAAAGCAGGAAGATACCCTGGCTTTGAGAAATATCAAAAGATCAAAAGTCGACCATGTCTCTATTCAGAAAACAAGCATGTTTGGATTAG CTCCTTCGAGGTTGCAGGTTCTGTACTCGTATAGGGACTATAGAAGTGAAGGCAGTTCAGGGGCAGAGTCTAAAGAAGTTACCGTCCGTTCGAGCACTGAGGCTCTGTTTCAGCCACGAGACTCCCCAAAGATGAAGAAATTCAAGCTATCGTCTCTCGTCTCCATTTCACTAAGTGCCTAA
- the LOC104773314 gene encoding uncharacterized protein LOC104773314 isoform X2, with product MWLEIICGLVIYQLVRRFFSDDEFTDIETSDSTALFSVAHRLEKLYGGKAYVGLRIPDSDTASRQDIDVVLVTTKGEVLVVAVKNLSGIVTVTSDGSWVCEGGKYHTTETYPDPLAQVKKQASVLESYLEQRGVTLLEGNVSCKVVIPNPSFRTIHAFPSEVITYEEWQHLKPVSRGKLSGWVKGAFSTGKEMQESSHQKLNFILGTAPMWDRVELKSSKIVLGEFLEFKGKQEDTLALRNIKRSKVDHVSIQKTSMFGLGSVLV from the exons aTGTGGTTGGAGATCATCTGCGGTCTCGTCATCTACCAACTTGTCCGCCGTTTCTTCTCCGACGACGAGTTCACCGACATCGAGACTTCCGATTCCACTGCTCTCTTCTCCGTTGCTCACAG ACTCGAGAAGCTTTATGGTGGGAAAGCTTATGTAGGGCTTCGGATTCCAGATTCAGACACTGCTTCTAGACAGGACATTGATGTTGTTCTCGTCACTACTAAAGGAGAAGTGTTAGTGGTCGCTGTGAAGAATCTATCTGGGATTGTTACGGTAACGAGTGATGGTAGCTGGGTTTGTGAAGGTGGCAAGTATCATACAACTGAGACTTACCCTGACCCT CTGGCTCAAGTCAAGAAACAAGCTTCAGTTCTTGAATCATATCTTGAACAGAGGGGTGTTACTTTACTAGAAGGAAATGTGTCTTGTAAAGTTGTGATTCCTAATCCAAGTTTCCG TACAATTCATGCATTCCCGAGTGAGGTAATTACCTATGAAGAGTGGCAACACCTGAAACCAGTATCAAGAGGCAAACTTTCTGGTTGGGTTAAAGGCGCATTCAGCACAGGAAAAGAGATGCAGGAATCGTCGCATCAAAAACTTAATTTCATCCTTGGCACGGCACCAATGTGGGATAG AGTGGAGCTTAAAAGTAGCAAAATTGTGTTAGGGGAGTTCCTCGAGTTTAAAGGAAAGCAGGAAGATACCCTGGCTTTGAGAAATATCAAAAGATCAAAAGTCGACCATGTCTCTATTCAGAAAACAAGCATGTTTGGATTAG GTTCTGTACTCGTATAG